tcaCATTAATTAATCTCTCTTCACATTTATTGAGTAAGAATAAATGTGGAATTACTAgctaattatattttgattttataaaatgataattatgTCTAGCAATATAATTTTAGTAAGAACGATAGGTAAAAATGGACCGGAGGAGAGAGTATATATATTcaaacttttactttttcttttgttcATCATATTCAAACTTTTACGCTCACAACTCACATAAATTCAGGCTCCATCACACTGGGTCTTAGTGTATATTTACTGGTCATTAAATACTCTAATAATCCATTATATCTACTTTTAAATGTTTGATTAATTAATATCTTTGTGGAACTTGGCACTAATTAGTTCAAAAACAATTGAATGGCTGATTAGATTGATTAGATCAAGGGGGAATATATCTATACGAGAAAAAAATTTGATACTTTCAATTTATAtgtcatatatttttattttttaatttattcaaaaatgaATATTGTACTTcttatttagaaaaaataatttaaaatttttattttatttttaatgaaatgaGTTATTGTGTGATGAAAATTGAACTCAATAAATGGACAAATCAAAAAGTGATTTGCTACATCAATTACTTAATTCTATTATTGGTGTCCTATTATTTGACTATTGCTTAAGTACAATTGAATGATATATTTCCTAAGCAAGTTGATTAATCACAATATGATTATTTGGTTATCACAATCTATGTGTTCTTATAGATAGACTAAAAAAAGGAACAGAGTTCTTTTTGTAGTACTTcgctcctttcttttttttttttattttttttttaaaatcgagtagaaaatatcaaaaatattcgAGTTAGTTATAAATTATGAACAAGCGAACTAGCCTTTTTATTGATTATTGAACACTAATACTTACTAAAAAGAGTTTGCCTTGGTCTATGAACGGAGAGGATGAAAGCGAGTCAATATGCTAATTCCTCATCCGCAAATCAACCCTTCCATTAGGttcttttctcaaaaaataaagaattgaataagaaaatcttgaaagaatttgaaaaggCAAACGACAAGTCGAaaacaataaaatatgaaaaaaattccgTATGTTCTTTTCTCAAAGAATAAAGAATTGGAGGAGGGAAATTTCGAAAGAATCTGAAAAAGCAAATGACAAGTCGAAGACAATGAACTAtcaaaaatttctttctttttcatatttataagCTAAGATTAAACAAAAtgattaacaaataaaaattctaATGCAACAACCAatacaaatattattataaaataaattaacttagcaaaataagaagtggagagtaagagaaaatagaaaggagcagatgaaattatatttttttgtatgtatATTTACATTTGCAGTAACTATTTATAACCACTACAAATAAAGAAAGTAACAAATTGACACAAGTTGATTCCTCAATTTGGTGGGACAGAAGTTAGTGACggagaagaaatagaagaaagagGGAAAACGCACAAGGGAAAAAGGGTAGAGAAAGTGACATCCaattatataatatacatatgtatatatatataatttgttttgGACTCTAAAAAAttgcatatgtatatatatataatttgttttggactctaaaaaatatattagtgaATAAAAAAAGCAATTGAAATAATTCAGAAATTTTGTGATTTAACACttgtattttatgaattttccaACAACATACTACTGTTCAAACCTTCGATAGGAACAAAACGAAATTACTCAACTTCCTACCCAAAACCAtaaaaattgcaaaaaatataaaaaattaacaaTAAAGAAAAAGTCAGCAATTATGGCTGTATGTTTTGATTTTTCTACCCTCTACAAGTATTATATATGAAATGGTTCTCCACATGTTCTACATACCATCTCATTTTTTTCTCCATCAAAAATATGGCTTCCTCAAAATTAATCTCTtgtctattttttctttcatccATTGCAACAGTAATTTCCACAGATCCACTATTCCATTTTTGCTCAAAATCTGATAATTTCACAGCTAATAGTTACTATgcacaaaatttgaaaaatctcTTAGGTGATCTCTACTTGAAAACTCCTCCAACAGGATTTTCAACTAGCTCAATTGGTCAAAATCCTGATCAAACAAATGGACTTTCTCTATGTCGTGGCGATGTTTCAAGCAATAATTGCAAATCTTGTGTATTAGATGCTAGTGAAGAACTTGGAAAACGTTGTCCTTACGATAAAGAAGCCATAATATGGTACGATAATTGTCTCTTGAAATATTCCAACAGAGATTTTCTAGGAATAATCGATAATACGTACAAGTTTTACATGTGGAACATTCGCGTTGTGAGCAAGCCTGAATATTTCAATGCAAAGACTAAGGAGTTGTTGGGAAGTTTGGCTGAAAATGCTTATAAAAAGAAGAACTTGTATGCAATTGGAGAAATggatattgaagaaaataagaaattgtATGGATTGGTTCAATGTACAAGAGATCTTTCTAATGAGGATTGTAAAAAATGTCTTGAGGGTATTATTACTGAACTTCCAAGTTGTTGTGATGGGAAAGAAGGTGGAAGAGTTGTTGGTGGGAGTTGCAACTTTAGATATGAAATATACCCTTTTATTAATACTCCTTAAaacttagaaaaaatatatataatactatATTGCTAATGCTCAAAAGATGATATAATATGGTATGGCTTCAATCAAAAAAATAGATTGATGTAATTTTGTTGAATATGTTTAAGAAATGGTGGATGTCATTTTCCAAGTGGTCCCACTTTTAAGTGGGCAACTTTTCCT
This sequence is a window from Solanum dulcamara chromosome 10, daSolDulc1.2, whole genome shotgun sequence. Protein-coding genes within it:
- the LOC129870704 gene encoding cysteine-rich repeat secretory protein 38-like yields the protein MASSKLISCLFFLSSIATVISTDPLFHFCSKSDNFTANSYYAQNLKNLLGDLYLKTPPTGFSTSSIGQNPDQTNGLSLCRGDVSSNNCKSCVLDASEELGKRCPYDKEAIIWYDNCLLKYSNRDFLGIIDNTYKFYMWNIRVVSKPEYFNAKTKELLGSLAENAYKKKNLYAIGEMDIEENKKLYGLVQCTRDLSNEDCKKCLEGIITELPSCCDGKEGGRVVGGSCNFRYEIYPFINTP